Proteins from one Cryptomeria japonica chromosome 4, Sugi_1.0, whole genome shotgun sequence genomic window:
- the LOC131050042 gene encoding nuclear transcription factor Y subunit B-1 yields the protein MADNNGSTSYGGGGGAASPVSSPASSSAGGGGGGGGRVREQDRLLPIANVGRIMKRALPANAKISKEAKETVQECVSEFISFITGEASEKCHREKRKTINGDDLLYGITTLGFEDYVEPLKLYLQRYRELEGDRTTAASSSAVSNGGAQQYGHMVMYGGQQQTPSGGAYASHHHHHHHQQH from the coding sequence ATGGCTGACAACAATGGTAGTACTAGTTATGGCGGCGGTGGCGGCGCAGCAAGCCCAGTGAGCAGCCCCGCCTCCTCCTCCGCCGGTGGCGGCGGAGGCGGCGGGGGTCGTGTCCGCGAGCAGGACAGGCTCCTGCCCATAGCCAATGTTGGGCGAATAATGAAGCGTGCTCTGCCGGCCAATGCGAAGATCTCGAAGGAGGCGAAGGAAACGGTCCAGGAGTGCGTTTCTGAGTTCATTAGCTTCATCACCGGCGAGGCCTCTGAGAAGTGCCACCGTGAGAAGCGCAAGACTATTAATGGTGATGACCTGCTTTATGGAATTACCACTCTTGGCTTCGAAGACTACGTGGAGCCGCTGAAGCTGTACTTACAGAGGTACAGAGAGCTAGAGGGGGATAGGACAACAGCTGCCTCTTCGTCAGCGGTTTCCAATGGTGGCGCTCAGCAGTACGGTCACATGGTGATGTATGGTGGGCAGCAGCAGACGCCGTCCGGTGGCGCTTACGCCtcccatcatcaccaccatcatcatcaacaacactgA